A region of the Salmo trutta chromosome 40, fSalTru1.1, whole genome shotgun sequence genome:
ttctgtgtagagtagatagtgttttctatactatagccctatgggtctttatattcTGTGTAGAGTAGATCTTTCTTAGTGTATTGTACATTTAGAATGATGACTTAATGAAGTTTTTTCGGGATTGATTAAGTGTGATTGGAATACAAATACTACAGCGCTCTCATATGAAGTCAGAATACATGCTGGATAAATCATATCCAATTCAACACCTGAACATTAGCGGGtcaaaaatatcacatttgcaatCCTCTAAACTGTTATCCTGAGACGATAAATCCATTCAATGATTCTAACAGTCTCTTCTTAGCTAACCGAATCTAGAGAGCGCAAGTTGGCTGTGTACCCAACTCATCAACCCACATCAGTGTTTATGCTACTTCATATTTGGCTAGTGAGAGAATGATGCTTCCCTTGGGCTGGTGAGAGTGACAAAGTAGACAGTGCAGGGTGACAGAATTATGATTAGCATAAAAACTGGGGGACGTCTGTGGACAGGTTGCAGGTCTCCTagtgggggagaggaggcagTTGCAGTCTGTAGTCCTAAGTAAGAGTTTGGCTCTGGTTGAGATTTCCACAATGGAAACCATATGTTCTCTAAGGGGCGGAGGAGGGTGGGTCTGTGTGCTGGTGACTGTGCCTTCCTGCctgcatactgtatgtatgtatgtatgtatgtatgtatgtatgtatgtatgtatgtatgcatgtatgtatacatgtgtacctaatgaatgaatgaaatcgaAGCCTTTCCCTTGGGGAATACACAAAAGCCTCTCTGTACACCAGGTTGGTAATTAGATGGTAAGTCCACTGCCTCCTGTCCCTCTGACTGATCTGAATGGACTTGATAGGTGAGTGACACTGTCATTCTAACCAACAGTATCTAGTCCATTCCCACTGGAGGAACTTTGTGAAGGATCTATGCTCATCAAAGAGCAAAAGGGTTTAAGTCAAGTCATGAAgtccaggggttcccaaactatTTTGCTTCGTGACCCACCAATTGAGTTGCGACCCACAATGAGGGTTGAGTGGTGGAAAAACATATTAATAATAACCTATTCTtcaaaacacatatacacacacacacacacactctcacacacactcactgtgtcCCAACCTTTACTTTCCCCCCTGGCCATGTAATTACCTTGTCTGGTGGGATCAAACTCCTCAGAGAGAAGGTGGTAGCAGCAGCCAACGctgcagacagagaggagctcCCGTTTGGCCACAAACATGCGCAGGGTGCTGGGCGCCAGGTCTCCACACGTGTGCAGACCAACCATGACCGCATCCTGGGTTTGGAAAACAAGGACAGAGCGGCCTCAGCACTGAAACAGGCCTACATTAGCAATGTGATGCAGAGCTGGCATCAGTGATCATACAATTATATTATAGGCACATTGACACAAGCACACACTTGAAAGAAAATGTCTACTTGAATGTGTATGTACTATGGTGTGAATATGAATCTTAGGGACTTTAGTATCTAAATTAATTAATTGCCACACATGACATTTGCATTCAAAAGAGCATGGTTTTGCCGTTGTCGTTGTCTTATTGGTCGACAGTGAGTGTCACCTACCTCTAACTCCCCAATAATCTCTTTGAGCTCCGTCTCCGCGGTAACGTAGGAGGTCAGAGGTGAGTACAGCATGCCGCTGCCCATGCCACCACTGTTAACCCAGCTCCTGGCCTTCCTCTCCAggttctccctcttcctcctctccctctcctccaggctCAACTCACTGGGGGGACCCCGGGGGGAGGTGGGCTCCACCATGCCCACACACAGGGCACTGAGAAAAGGATCCTCTGGAGCTGAGGCTGGGTCACTTTGGTCCAACTCTGGAAGGGAATTGTCCTCTAACAAAATGGCGGAGGTAAGTGATGTCATTGCATCTTCCTCATTCCGATCTGTTAACCCTGTTGTGTTGGTCTGTGCCTCCccgtctctcctccccttccccttcGCTGCATCCCCACTCATCTTAACCATATCCTCTCTCTCACCCGGTGCAATATCCTCCAAGTCCTCCTGGCCTGAAGGGAGCATCACTGTCAGAGTCCTATTGGCTTTGCTGTGCCTCTGGTAGGCCCGGGAGTACTTCTTGAGCTTCCTGTTCCTCTCCTGGGCGCCGTGCGTGTTGACGCTGGACGAGTCGATGCCGTACACCTGGAGGCCGTACCGCAGTGACAGGAAAGAGCACAGGTAACCTTTCCCCGAGCCCACGTCAATCACCTGGGAGACAAAGATTTATTGTGATGGGTCAGAAAACAATGGTTCCAGTCGATGTTGTTCAAGCTTGGTCTTGGTTGCACTACTCATAGGGTGTGCAGGCTTTCGTTCTAGCCCACCACTGTTTaattaatcaactaatcatcaagcccttgataaGTTGAGTCGGGTGTGtaaggctggaacaaaagcctgcatacaCCTTGTAGGTGCCCAGGAGCAGGATTGAAGAACACTGTTGTGGTCAGGGCCAGGGCACACGGTAGCAAAACATTAACGTTTTAAACAGAAAAGAGTTTCTTATCCGACAATATCAGATAGTACCTGGATCtgtttcagagtgttttcttctgttttgtgCCTGCTAAAATGAGACCCGGTTGTGTCTCACCTGTTTGACCCGGCAGCGCTGGGCTAGGCTGGCCACCACCTCTGACATGGCCTGCACCTCGTGGGACTTCTTGGAGTTCATAAACTCATCACTCTCCACCACAGCagctggaactgccaatggacaCACATGTGCAATGTCAGTGAATCCTTGCATGGATGGCAAAACTGTACACTATCTGTGCATTGCTATTGAGAGACCTGTGACCAAACAAAGTGTCAgtgaccatagaaatagaattactatAAATAgatagtaattatatttctatatcAGTGACACTAATGACAGTATGTTGCAATGACAGAACCAATAACTTGGACTAAAACAAACAGTTCCCCTTTAGTTATCTCTTAGGATAGGTTAGGATAATGTCCATTCTTTTGTACCTTCCTCCAGGGGTTGAGCGTTGTCAGTGTGTCTGAGGGATTGCAGTAGCTCTGTGCGGCCCACACAGACCCCGAGGCCAGGCAGGGAGTGGGCATAGGCAGCCTCCAAGAGCTCAGCCACATCCACCAGGCGCTTACTATCATCACAGAAACCAAAAGTGATCTTCTTGGCTTTTCgagagtaaaaaaaaagaaacataacagttgtcctttgttttttttattcaacattttgaCTTTGATAACTATTACAACCGTGTAATAACAATTACATTGAAACATTTCATATTTGTCAATGAACCATCGACAAAATAACACTTACTGTACCATTGCCATGCTTTAAGTAATGTTCTGGCGCCCTCTTGTGGTCACCATTCAAAGTGATCTCTGTCAAGACCTCCACGGGTGGCACAGCCATGAACTGGTCCCATACATCGCAAGTGTAGAAATCCACAGTGTGGGCATTGGCGATGCTCAGTGAAACAGAGAGGAATAGTTTAACAGCATCTATTTTTTTCTGAATCGCTTCCAGAGAATTCATGGAAGATGCCATTGAATAAAAACTCTAACCTAGACGTGTTTACAGCAGGTCCTAGAATGACTTCCTCTTTACAGGATAATCAGGCATAACTAGTTGCAACTGAACGACGACGATTTTCTTAGCACGTATGTGGCAGCCATGTTGGTTGTACCGAAATACATTGAGTTCTACGGACGCTATCTTTACTTACGCACCAACACAAATGACGTCCCTCGTGGTCGATTGCTCATGGATGGATTTGTGATGTCTTTCTGAGACCCCCACATACGTCATAACAATGCGACGAAAAGCACATGCGAGGCAAACACTTGAAACTTAAGATATTTTGCTAAAATTGAGTGAAATGGCACCACCAGCAGAGCAAAAAATGAAGACCAAGGGCACATTTGACGGAAAACGTGCCAATAGAAACCAACCCTACAATCGACCAGGGGGCAAGAAGAAGTGGGTCTCTGAGCACAAAGTATTCGACGGCAGTATTGGAGAAGGTAGCTAAACTCGCTTGTTAGTGCTAGCTAGCCATAGTCTTAGTTCCAGtcactttagctagctaacttgccaCTGGAATGTAATAGTTAGCTGAACAGAGACGGCAACCAGGCTAAGCTAGCCTATCTAGCTATCTAAAGTGTGTTTAAAATTGCAGTTAATGTATATTGTATAAAATGAAATCATTCAATATGTTAGAGTGCCAGTGCCAGGACGCCAACAGTGTTTTTGCAGATATACATTAATGCTTGAGCCATAAATATCTCTCTTGCCTCAGGTCAGGGCTTTGCCTTCAAAAGGAAGGAGAAAGTGAAACATGAATACAACAAACTGCTacggaaggagaggaggaagaacaCAGAGTTCAAAACCCAATATACAGAACAGTACCCCGAACATCTGAGGCATCTCTACGAGGCTGAGGCCGAGAAACTGAGGAATGAGGTTAAGACGAACAGAATCAACAGAACTAAAGCTAGGatggctggtggtggtggtccaGTAGAGGAGGAAGCAGCTCCCATAGACCCAGCTACATCCATAGACCCTGCAGCTGATGCTGGCATCTCCTCTGACAAGACGGACTCTGCCTCACAGCCCACTCCAGCAGTAGCGGCCTCAAAGAATGACAGGTAGtcacttaaataatgtttacaaactgctttactcatttcatttctatatattgtattgtattctactgtattttagtcaatgccactctgacattgcttgtcttAATATTGATATATTTCTTAGTTCCATTATTtcgcttttagatttgtgtgtatcaTTAGAtactactgccctgttggagctaggaacacaagcatttcgctacacccgcaataacatctgcttaatatgtgtatgtgaccaatacaatttgctAATCTGGTTTGGAGTAAAGCAGTTTGtgcaaaaaatgtaaatgcattaCCCATTTGCAGTGTACTGTgtaaaatgtaatttttgtcaatGAAGTGTGGCAATGCTTTGTGCGAAATGTCGTTGCAGTCAAGGCCAAccacttgaaggagttccaatgCGTGATGCaacatgttaatgtgttgttttCCAGTCTACCCATGATGAGTAACCGGAGTAAAAGGAAAATGCTGAGGAAGACTTCCTATCAGAAAACAAAAGAGGAGTTTGAAAGTGTTAAAGAAAAGCAGAAGAATAAGAAAGAGGTATAGTGTTTCACGTTCTCAATTTAAAGTCCTCAGAAAAGTACTATCGTAGGTCAAAAGCGTTGGACTGTTCTCAACGAGTGCTATTTTTTTCCTCCATGTAGGAGTTTTTGAAGAACAAGGAGCAGAAAGAAGAAGCTATCAAGAAGTacaaacagaagaaaatggaGACATTTCAGATGCTGAGCAAAAAGACGAAGAAGGGGCAGCCCAACCTGAACCTACAGATGGAATACCTGCTCCAGAAGATTCAAGGGACCGGGCCGGCAAAATGACCCGGAAGAATGGACGTCAAAGGCTTCAAATAGCAAATAAACAGTTGGAACTCTTACTGTGATGGTTTTATATCATAGATGAGTCTTGTTCTTCTTTTGTGAACTGCCATTGTGAATAGATTGTACCATAATAGATTTTCAGACTTTTTAgcagtttatttacattttgaaCCACAAAGTGGCATTTGAGAGATGAGCTGTTCTtgtaaaatatttaaatattccTTTCAAATAGCAACCATTTCTATTAAATGTTAATAAAAGGTTGTAAGCGAAGTCTGGTGTATTGTTCTATATATGAGTGCACCAAGAACTAAAGCTAGTGTTGATCCAAGTAGACTGCAGAATTGAGAGTTACAAATGTAGTGTTTTATTTGTAGCGGGACAAAATAGAGACCATGTCCTGGACACTTTGGACGGCACGGTGTACTGCCTTGCCCAGGCGTTGTCATAGTTACAGATTATGTGTAGCGCGCAAGTCTTTTGATGTCCATGCTGCCCTTCCACTGTCGCTGTCATTCTAATAGTACTAATTACCTGTTGCATGTTGATATTTAACGGGAGCTCTGTCTACCCTAAATGGTGCTTATTAGTGAGATCTCGGAACACTAAATCCCCTCAGGCGGCTGCCCCATGACATCACATGGTATGCGAATTACTTTTCAAACGGTTGTTTGAGAGGCAAGAATTACCGAAATAGGAAGTGCGATCATCGCTCTCTGCATTTTGGTCCATGTTGAAAGTTTCATGGATTATATCTTAATCTTTTGGAGATAAAAAGGTAAGTGATTAGTGTTTTTCTTTTGATTATCCGATAATTAATTTGATTGCTTATTTTACTCAGTACAGAATGCATGAACTTGCCTATGTGAAGATTTTTATGGATCATATAGACGTAAGAAATTATACATATTTTCACACCCATCGGTTTTAAATTGTATACATGACAAGCACACATTCTAGTTTCGATTTTGTCAGAAAGTGCAACAAGCATCTTGCACAAATTATATTGCTTTCTTTTTTAGATTATGAAAGTTTATACATAATTaatgcctaattaaataaaggttaaataaaataaaaattctaCTGTTGCCATTTAAGTTGCATATGCTCCTTCTAATGAGAATTAACCAAACTGACATTTCCTTCTAAATGGGATGCTACACCCTTTCTTGGTCTGGCTAGGTGAGTAAAAGGCAGATGGATATCCTGGTCCCAAAGTGGAATACAGTGTTTTGTAATatgataggctataggctaccaaCCCGGTCTcggagcatttcgtattattctgtatgtaaatcagaGACactccatttcatatgatatgttacgtttcgtatggtatgtattcatttgtgaataGTGTTACCCACATTAGTCAACACCTACAGAGCATGTCATGTTCTTTTTCTACCTTAACTAAAACTGCTACTGTACAGATCTACTCATGAGTTTTGAAGCCCATGATGCTGTCGCCCACACCTAACGTTAGCCATTTCCACTGAAGCCCTATCCGCAATAACCACTTCCTCCCCCTCAATTTGTTGTGGTTAACTGTAGCCCTGCTTTACAATGTAGTGAAAAACTGAGCAGCTCAGGGTGCAGATTAGCAATAGACTGATAGCAGCACAAGGATGTTACTCTCTAGAGCATAGGCTGTAATACTTTTGTGTTTAGAAGATACAGTAAGTCTACCGACTGCTAATATTCAGTGTTCCCAAACCTGAAGAGAATTTCATTGAGTGTTTTTTATTCACAATGTCTAGACTGTAGTCTATGGTATGCAGGAATTAGCATAGTCGTGAGGATTGTATGCTTCGGTATTAAGATAAGCCGTTATGTTTGTACTTCCCAGCATGTTAGCTAGGTTGAAAGTCTCAGCTTATGAAAAAGGGAATTTATACCCCAAGGACTATCCGGCTGCTGACACATGGTTCAAGACCAAACTTTTCTCACCATAGTTGTTACTCAATAATAACACTAACCCCTTTCCTGTTATTTTTCACATAGATAAGAGACTTACATCACAGAAAGAGTTCTGCTTTCATGCATTACTAGCCTACAACACACTACCAACATGACACACAACTCAAAAGCTGCTTTTAGACAGGCAGACCGATTCTGATATTGTTTCAccaattggtattttgaccattCAGATCAGCTCTGGAAAAGATCTGCTGTGATTGGTCGAAAAAATTATTAGTGGAAGAAAGATCAgagttgggctgcctgtctaaatgcagccaaACAATGACTTATGAGAGCTTAGAAATCTAAAAAGAAAACATTACATCGTGATGCTCTCTGTAATCATGGTCTTCATGTACCCACTTTTCAAACAGATTTAAGGTTATATTCTAATGTCTTTGCTTTTTATTCTTCCCAGGAACCTGGGAACAAGACAGACCATTTACTGAGATATGAAAACTCCTAGACAGACCATTTACTGAGATATGAAAACTCTTAGACAGTCTCTGTGGCCTCATCACTACTGACTTGTGGTGCCTAGTCTCATCGCTCACCATGACCGCAACCGGCCAGGCCGAGGAGTGAGACAGCCATGTCTGATTCTACCTTGTTCAGAGCTACCAGAATACTCTGCAGAAGTATATCTAGTGACATGGAGGAGTCTGAGGCCAAGGGCAGAGGAGGAACTGTCCCCATGAGGAAGTGTTCAGACAGGAGGGGTTCTGACTGGGGAAGCATCACCCTGCTGGATAAGACCAAGGAATTCTTCCAGACCTGCGATGTGGAGGGCAAAGGCTTCATCACACGCACCGAtatgagggttagaggaggggccGATGGGGGGGGGCTTGTTTTGTCTCAGTTTAACACTTGTTAGAAACTTAGATGTTATGGACATAGATGTCTATCCCATTGATGCAGCCATGCTTAGATAATCGTTTTGACAGAGGGACAATTATGGGAATTATGTCAAAACCCACTGGGTAAAATCTctttgaatcaatgttgtttccacgtcatttcaactcAAAAATTacatgtgatgatgttgaatcactGTGGGAAAataattggatttgaaaaaagtcatcaacgaagggaattttgtattttttttcacctaACCTTTAACCTTAATTCAATGACATAGTGACATTCTTTGTTGgattcacgttgaattcacattagttgacaaatgtaaatcaaaactagacgttgaactgacgtctgtgcccagttggAAGTCACTGATTAATTCTGAACGGATACAACTAAAACCAGTTGAAACAAGTTCATTTCATGGGTTaaggtacacacatacacacatacacacacacacacacacagatgatgcTGTCTCTCACAACCATGAGATAACCAGAGGACAGTGTGACATGCAGGAGGTGCTTTGTACTATGGCTCTCTACCTCATTGACCATTCAGAGGTTTTCATATCGAGAACCTCTCCACCTGCTCACTGAAGCAGCCACTCAATAGCACGGCACCTTTGATCACTGTGTCCAGGAACACTGGATCAGAAacatgtgcatgcacacacatacacacagttttTGTATTTCACTCAAGCACTGTTTTGAAATGAACAAGAGATGGCTTTTGCTGTTGTCTGGGCTTAGAGGGGATAGTGTTTTGTACATTTATATAGTTTATAGAAAATGCTTAAAAAGGCTAACAGAAGAATCACCTGGAAAAATGGTAATGTTGACGTGTGCGTTATCTAACATGTAATTGCCTATTAATGAATAAAATCATACCTTCCGTGCCAATATTCTCCCGTCCCTTTTTGCAATCAGGTCTAGCGTTGACCACACCACTGGCACTGACAATATGAAATCCACAATAATGTTGTAAACTCAGTTAATCACTCCCAGTTTCCATTCAATGGCTTTCTTTTGCGT
Encoded here:
- the LOC115180221 gene encoding methyltransferase-like protein 25, with amino-acid sequence MASSMNSLEAIQKKIDAVKLFLSVSLSIANAHTVDFYTCDVWDQFMAVPPVEVLTEITLNGDHKRAPEHYLKHGNAKKITFGFCDDSKRLVDVAELLEAAYAHSLPGLGVCVGRTELLQSLRHTDNAQPLEEVPAAVVESDEFMNSKKSHEVQAMSEVVASLAQRCRVKQVIDVGSGKGYLCSFLSLRYGLQVYGIDSSSVNTHGAQERNRKLKKYSRAYQRHSKANRTLTVMLPSGQEDLEDIAPGEREDMVKMSGDAAKGKGRRDGEAQTNTTGLTDRNEEDAMTSLTSAILLEDNSLPELDQSDPASAPEDPFLSALCVGMVEPTSPRGPPSELSLEERERRKRENLERKARSWVNSGGMGSGMLYSPLTSYVTAETELKEIIGELEDAVMVGLHTCGDLAPSTLRMFVAKRELLSVCSVGCCYHLLSEEFDPTRQECPSSSVCGFPLSGYLREQSWFCGRNARMSACLALERVAKGQGIQMESLFYRAVLHVILKDHYSSFKSEKRVGNVYSKATSFVDYVWRALRRLELDESKLSDGVIQGYHDTYRPRMVEMEAFNMLKVTLAPCIEGLILLDRLCFLKEQEDVAFSTLVQLFDPLLSPRCYGVVGVKATGTELSE
- the LOC115180222 gene encoding thyroid transcription factor 1-associated protein 26 homolog codes for the protein MAPPAEQKMKTKGTFDGKRANRNQPYNRPGGKKKWVSEHKVFDGSIGEGQGFAFKRKEKVKHEYNKLLRKERRKNTEFKTQYTEQYPEHLRHLYEAEAEKLRNEVKTNRINRTKARMAGGGGPVEEEAAPIDPATSIDPAADAGISSDKTDSASQPTPAVAASKNDSLPMMSNRSKRKMLRKTSYQKTKEEFESVKEKQKNKKEEFLKNKEQKEEAIKKYKQKKMETFQMLSKKTKKGQPNLNLQMEYLLQKIQGTGPAK